Proteins encoded by one window of Candidatus Hydrogenedentota bacterium:
- a CDS encoding YebC/PmpR family DNA-binding transcriptional regulator produces the protein MSGHSKWSTIKRKKGALDAKRGKIFSKLAKEITVAAKLGGGDPNANPRLRTVLLAARGQNMPKDNIDRAIKKGTGEIPGVVYEETRYEAYGPAGVAVLVDVLTDNKNRTVSEIRHIFTKNNGAMAEAGAVGWNFDRKGLITVAKTGLTDDEIFEKAIEAGAEDVDTDGDMYELKTLDADLHAVVNALEQMGIKVEEAKLTMIPKTTVKVEGANVGAILRLMESLEDNDDVQDFYANFDISDEDMAAAMN, from the coding sequence ATGTCCGGACATAGCAAGTGGAGCACCATCAAGCGCAAGAAGGGCGCGCTGGACGCCAAGCGCGGCAAGATATTCTCGAAATTGGCCAAGGAAATCACCGTCGCCGCAAAACTCGGCGGGGGCGACCCGAACGCGAACCCGCGCCTGCGCACGGTACTGCTCGCCGCGCGCGGACAAAACATGCCCAAGGACAACATCGATCGCGCCATTAAGAAAGGGACCGGCGAAATCCCCGGAGTCGTGTACGAAGAGACGCGCTATGAGGCCTATGGCCCCGCGGGCGTCGCCGTCCTCGTGGATGTCCTTACCGACAACAAGAACCGCACCGTGTCCGAGATTCGCCATATCTTCACGAAGAACAATGGCGCCATGGCTGAGGCGGGCGCGGTCGGTTGGAATTTCGACCGCAAAGGTCTCATTACCGTTGCGAAAACAGGCTTGACGGACGACGAAATCTTCGAGAAGGCCATCGAGGCCGGCGCCGAAGACGTCGACACCGATGGCGACATGTACGAGTTGAAGACACTCGATGCCGACCTTCACGCCGTTGTCAACGCGCTCGAGCAGATGGGCATCAAGGTTGAAGAAGCGAAACTGACCATGATTCCGAAGACGACGGTTAAAGTCGAGGGCGCAAACGTCGGAGCGATTCTGCGGCTGATGGAATCGCTCGAAGATAACGACGACGTGCAAGATTTCTATGCGAACTTCGATATTTCCGACGAGGACATGGCCGCGGCCATGAACTAG
- a CDS encoding sigma-54-dependent Fis family transcriptional regulator, protein MAKAAILVIDDESLMREYVQEALVRAGHDVSIASNGREGIEMAGAKTFDVVVSDLKMQPIDGIEVLRAIRAHSPATACIIMTAYGTVDTAVTALKEGAFDYIMKPFTPDELELAVSRALERERIAQENQYLRAELNRRYDFSAMVGSSEAMQRVYEQVQKVADSRATILIRGESGTGKELVARAIHFGGARRDRPFIKVNCAALSAGLLESELFGHEKGSFTGAHERKIGRFQLADSGTLLLDEVSEIGIELQPKLLRALQEREFERVGGSTPIKVDTRIICTTNRNLEESVEKGQLREDLFFRLNVIPIVLPPLRERKEDIPALMDCFLKRYVQENNRPITGFAPESVELFIEYDWPGNVRELQNTVERAVVLSSARVLGPEHFSFGPSRANRGNGNSVTVRIGTTVGDMEKELILRTLEKYNQNRTHAAEVLGISVRTLRNKLKEYQGR, encoded by the coding sequence ATGGCTAAGGCAGCAATTCTGGTAATCGACGACGAGTCGTTGATGCGCGAGTACGTGCAGGAAGCGCTTGTCCGCGCGGGGCACGACGTATCGATCGCATCGAACGGCCGCGAAGGCATCGAGATGGCCGGCGCGAAGACGTTCGATGTCGTCGTGTCGGACCTGAAGATGCAGCCAATCGACGGTATCGAAGTGTTGCGGGCCATCCGCGCGCATTCGCCCGCGACGGCGTGCATCATTATGACAGCCTACGGGACGGTGGACACTGCGGTAACCGCGCTGAAAGAAGGCGCGTTCGACTACATCATGAAACCGTTCACGCCCGACGAGTTGGAACTCGCCGTGTCGCGCGCGCTCGAGCGCGAGCGTATCGCGCAGGAAAACCAGTACCTGCGCGCGGAACTGAACAGGCGTTATGATTTCTCCGCGATGGTCGGATCGAGCGAGGCGATGCAGCGCGTGTACGAGCAAGTCCAGAAGGTCGCGGACAGCCGAGCGACAATCCTCATCCGAGGAGAGAGCGGGACCGGCAAAGAACTCGTGGCACGCGCGATCCACTTCGGCGGCGCGCGGCGCGATCGTCCGTTCATCAAGGTTAACTGCGCGGCGCTGTCCGCGGGGCTTCTCGAAAGCGAACTGTTCGGACACGAGAAGGGATCGTTTACCGGCGCGCACGAACGCAAGATAGGCCGGTTCCAGTTGGCCGATTCCGGCACGTTGTTGCTGGACGAGGTCAGCGAGATCGGGATAGAGCTGCAACCCAAGCTGCTGCGCGCGCTGCAGGAACGCGAGTTCGAGCGCGTCGGCGGCAGCACGCCGATCAAGGTGGATACGCGCATCATCTGCACGACCAACCGAAATCTCGAGGAGTCCGTCGAAAAAGGCCAGTTGCGCGAAGACCTGTTCTTCCGGCTCAACGTAATCCCCATTGTGTTGCCGCCGCTGCGCGAGCGCAAAGAAGATATCCCCGCGCTGATGGACTGCTTCCTCAAGCGTTACGTGCAGGAGAACAACCGGCCCATTACCGGCTTCGCGCCGGAGTCAGTCGAATTGTTTATCGAATACGACTGGCCCGGCAACGTGCGTGAGTTGCAGAACACGGTCGAACGCGCGGTGGTACTGTCGTCCGCGCGCGTGCTCGGACCGGAACATTTCTCGTTCGGACCTTCCCGCGCCAATCGCGGTAACGGCAACAGCGTGACCGTGCGCATTGGGACGACGGTTGGCGACATGGAGAAGGAGCTGATTCTGCGCACGCTTGAAAAGTACAACCAAAACCGCACGCACGCGGCGGAGGTGCTTGGCATATCGGTGCGCACCCTGCGCAACAAGCTGAAGGAATACCAGGGGCGTTAA
- a CDS encoding DUF1800 domain-containing protein, translated as MRISRRNFLHAASALSAATVMGCDRAVRFVGVPQPPGMPGPFAVAAAATVDPITHVLRRVTFGPRPGDHARVAGMGIDAYLEEQLHPERIDDYECHSLVRRNETVAAPLGELFEYKQDLLLRELTRASMQRAIYSKRQLYEVMVEFWTDHFNIAQSKGDCAWLKTADDRDVIRKHALGNFKDMVRASALSPAMLWYLDGRVNRKTNPEEKPNENYARELLELHTLGVHGGYTQRDVMEVARCLTGWTVRSEQRFFKGRVEFRKHWHDDGEKSVLGQTIPAGLGEQDIDRVIEIVTAHPSTAQYLAWKLCRRFIADSPPQPAVDAVANAFAESEGDVKTTLRALFATEAFRSSKDAKFKRPFRFIASALRATAAECDPNEALYQYLLRMGHTPFQYPTPDGYPEEAEHWMGSMLWRWHFTAALAQDRIAGTRVDWKKLDECAGSEQMLVAHLLGRSATPLENECCAQSAAGPVFMIASPAFQRF; from the coding sequence ATGCGAATCTCACGCCGCAATTTCCTTCACGCCGCAAGCGCTTTGTCCGCCGCGACGGTGATGGGCTGCGATCGTGCGGTCCGTTTCGTGGGCGTTCCGCAGCCGCCCGGAATGCCGGGACCGTTCGCGGTGGCGGCTGCAGCGACCGTCGATCCAATCACGCACGTGTTGCGCCGCGTCACCTTCGGACCACGCCCAGGCGACCATGCGCGCGTCGCGGGGATGGGGATCGACGCGTACCTGGAAGAACAGTTGCATCCCGAGCGGATCGACGATTACGAATGCCACAGCCTTGTGCGCCGCAACGAAACGGTCGCCGCGCCGCTGGGCGAGTTGTTCGAATACAAACAGGACCTGCTGTTGCGCGAACTGACCCGCGCGTCGATGCAGCGCGCCATTTACAGCAAGCGGCAACTGTACGAGGTGATGGTCGAGTTTTGGACTGATCACTTCAACATCGCGCAATCGAAAGGCGACTGCGCGTGGTTGAAGACCGCGGATGACCGCGACGTCATCCGCAAGCACGCACTGGGCAATTTCAAGGACATGGTCCGCGCGTCGGCGCTGAGTCCCGCCATGCTCTGGTACCTCGACGGACGCGTGAACCGCAAGACCAATCCGGAGGAGAAACCAAACGAGAACTACGCGCGTGAACTGCTCGAATTGCACACGCTCGGCGTACACGGCGGCTACACACAGCGCGACGTGATGGAAGTCGCGCGATGCCTGACCGGGTGGACCGTGCGCTCGGAGCAACGGTTCTTCAAGGGCCGTGTCGAATTCCGCAAGCACTGGCACGACGACGGCGAGAAGTCGGTCTTGGGACAAACAATACCCGCCGGACTGGGCGAACAGGACATCGACCGCGTCATCGAGATCGTCACGGCCCACCCCTCAACCGCGCAGTACCTCGCGTGGAAACTGTGCCGCCGGTTTATCGCCGACTCACCGCCGCAACCCGCGGTGGACGCCGTCGCGAACGCATTCGCGGAATCGGAAGGCGACGTCAAGACGACCCTGCGCGCGCTGTTCGCCACGGAAGCGTTTCGCTCGTCGAAGGACGCGAAGTTCAAACGCCCGTTCCGCTTCATCGCGTCGGCGCTGCGCGCTACGGCGGCGGAATGCGATCCGAACGAAGCGCTGTATCAATACCTGCTGCGCATGGGTCACACGCCGTTCCAGTATCCGACTCCCGACGGGTACCCCGAGGAAGCCGAGCATTGGATGGGATCGATGTTGTGGCGTTGGCACTTTACCGCCGCGCTCGCGCAGGACCGAATCGCAGGCACGCGGGTCGACTGGAAAAAACTGGACGAATGCGCGGGCAGCGAGCAGATGCTGGTGGCCCATTTGCTCGGTCGCAGCGCGACGCCGCTGGAAAACGAATGCTGCGCACAATCCGCCGCCGGCCCAGTCTTCATGATCGCGTCCCCCGCGTTCCAACGGTTTTAG
- a CDS encoding PAS domain S-box protein, with protein sequence MNSIASTNAPSAQGLTPFGQDADIRALADAFEIFTRTTQTMEESYRRLEARLQELDRELESKNRELAITTDYLSSIMESMSDGVIAVDTLGIVTTFNTAASRVLGYDARDAVGQPFIDVFGREFAVPSGRHGRELRAEDGRAVRVSECDSPLFDRSLRRIGTVKVFQDQTEIESLRTRLQHQDRLAAIGQMAATVAHEIRNPLGGIRGFAALLARDIVDEDPRARLVEKILAGAKALERVVTDLLEFTRPLQLRRQSVPLRELVTSALSYVDRGARTLSIENAVSGSVHVAGDPDKLRQVLLNLLLNAVQSIQQDGQIRIESALVDGWIELRVIDDGCGMTPRQLEQIFSPFFTTKEKGTGLGLAIALKIVEAHGGRVAATSAPGAGSTFTIALPRAE encoded by the coding sequence GTGAATTCGATCGCATCGACAAACGCGCCTAGCGCGCAAGGATTGACGCCGTTTGGGCAGGACGCGGACATCCGCGCCCTCGCGGACGCGTTCGAAATCTTCACACGCACGACGCAGACGATGGAAGAGTCCTATCGCCGGCTCGAAGCGCGCCTCCAAGAGCTCGATCGCGAACTGGAATCGAAGAACCGCGAACTCGCAATCACGACCGACTACCTTAGTTCGATCATGGAAAGCATGTCCGACGGCGTCATTGCGGTTGACACGCTGGGAATCGTGACCACGTTCAACACCGCGGCGAGTCGCGTGCTCGGCTACGATGCGCGCGACGCCGTCGGCCAGCCGTTTATCGACGTGTTTGGGCGCGAGTTTGCCGTGCCGTCCGGCCGGCACGGGCGGGAATTGCGCGCGGAGGACGGACGCGCGGTGCGGGTCAGCGAATGCGATTCGCCGCTGTTCGATCGATCGCTACGGCGCATCGGCACAGTAAAGGTTTTTCAGGACCAAACCGAGATCGAATCCCTGCGCACACGGCTACAACATCAGGATCGCCTTGCGGCGATTGGACAGATGGCGGCGACGGTCGCGCACGAAATTCGCAATCCGCTCGGGGGCATTCGCGGGTTTGCCGCGTTGCTTGCGCGCGATATTGTCGACGAGGATCCCCGCGCGCGGCTCGTCGAGAAAATCCTTGCTGGCGCAAAGGCACTCGAACGCGTCGTCACCGATCTGCTCGAGTTTACGCGGCCGCTGCAACTCCGGCGGCAATCGGTTCCGCTGCGCGAATTGGTCACGTCCGCGCTCAGCTATGTGGACCGTGGCGCACGGACTCTATCGATCGAGAATGCGGTAAGTGGGTCTGTGCATGTTGCCGGCGACCCCGACAAGCTGAGGCAGGTGCTGCTGAATTTGCTGTTGAACGCCGTGCAAAGCATCCAGCAGGACGGTCAGATTCGGATTGAATCTGCGCTGGTGGATGGATGGATCGAACTGCGCGTAATCGACGACGGGTGTGGCATGACGCCGCGGCAATTGGAACAGATATTTTCGCCGTTCTTCACGACGAAGGAAAAAGGCACAGGACTTGGGCTGGCAATCGCGTTGAAAATCGTCGAGGCACATGGAGGTCGTGTAGCGGCGACGAGCGCGCCGGGCGCGGGGTCCACCTTTACTATCGCGTTACCGCGGGCGGAGTGA
- a CDS encoding DUF1501 domain-containing protein gives MQNTGFINGNGDSKNALVVIFLRGGADGLNMVVPVEDDAYYNARPLVGISKQSTAPLDGTFALNPQLAPLADLYRAGDLAIVHCAGSEDQTRSHFEAQDSMEHGGTGGGGWLGRYLRYRPNGPGGPLAAVAIGSAAPEALRGAPATVVMESFADFALGERAPAAMSALERLYAPETDALGVAARSTLAALGKITQLDEKSYTPSNGANYPQGQLGDGLCRIAQMLKANVGLEAACLDLGGWDSHFASGALMDPLMKQLAEGMAAFHADLNGAMRNTTLVVMTEFGRRVYENASLGTDHGRASVMFVMGGGARGGKVYCDWKGLAMDKLEAPGDLPVQNNYRDVLAPILARHSGMSDFSRVFPDYAVLPLGIYA, from the coding sequence ATGCAAAACACAGGCTTCATCAACGGAAACGGCGACTCGAAGAACGCCCTCGTCGTCATCTTTCTCCGCGGCGGCGCGGACGGCCTCAACATGGTCGTGCCAGTCGAGGACGATGCGTACTACAACGCGCGTCCGTTAGTCGGCATATCCAAACAATCGACTGCACCCCTCGACGGGACCTTCGCGCTCAATCCGCAGCTCGCGCCGCTCGCCGATCTCTACCGCGCCGGCGACCTCGCCATCGTTCATTGCGCCGGCTCCGAGGACCAGACCCGCTCGCACTTCGAAGCGCAGGACTCGATGGAGCATGGCGGTACCGGTGGCGGCGGCTGGCTTGGACGGTATTTGCGCTACCGCCCAAACGGCCCCGGCGGCCCACTGGCAGCCGTTGCCATCGGCAGTGCCGCCCCGGAGGCCTTGCGCGGCGCTCCCGCGACGGTCGTCATGGAATCCTTCGCAGATTTCGCGCTCGGCGAACGCGCGCCCGCCGCGATGTCCGCGCTCGAACGCCTCTACGCACCCGAAACGGACGCGCTCGGCGTCGCCGCGCGCTCGACACTCGCCGCGCTCGGAAAGATCACGCAACTCGACGAGAAGAGTTACACGCCAAGCAACGGCGCAAACTATCCCCAGGGCCAACTTGGCGATGGACTCTGCCGCATCGCGCAAATGCTGAAAGCGAATGTCGGATTGGAAGCGGCCTGTCTTGATCTCGGCGGGTGGGATTCGCATTTCGCGTCGGGCGCCTTGATGGACCCCCTCATGAAGCAGTTGGCCGAAGGCATGGCCGCGTTCCACGCCGACCTGAACGGTGCGATGCGCAATACCACACTCGTCGTGATGACCGAATTTGGCCGCCGCGTGTACGAAAACGCGTCGCTCGGCACCGACCACGGCCGCGCCAGCGTCATGTTCGTCATGGGGGGCGGCGCGCGCGGCGGCAAGGTATACTGCGACTGGAAAGGTCTCGCTATGGACAAACTCGAAGCCCCCGGCGATTTGCCGGTGCAGAACAACTACCGCGACGTGCTTGCGCCCATTCTCGCGCGGCACAGCGGCATGTCGGATTTCTCGCGCGTATTTCCGGACTACGCCGTGCTCCCGTTGGGGATCTATGCCTGA
- a CDS encoding RNA polymerase sigma factor: MPDTAWLTAFVRWPDNGPRGRAASRWPGRVLAHVRQQENAVAGETQGQSAGAAWEAECVARVLSGERGAFDALVDAYTARIYTHVYRMTRNREEAEDVVQETFLRAYRNLGSFDRARPFRNWLYTIATNLALNAIRSRQRRGCGIALDFDDVMDAVHTQAEDARDLAARGELSDRLARAVSLLPAQPAALVHLHYMEGMTIREAADTLNMNEEAAKVALHRARKRLRELLDKET, translated from the coding sequence ATGCCTGACACCGCGTGGTTGACCGCGTTTGTGCGCTGGCCCGACAATGGCCCGCGCGGCCGCGCCGCATCGCGCTGGCCTGGCCGTGTGCTTGCGCACGTGCGTCAACAGGAGAACGCGGTGGCGGGGGAGACCCAGGGCCAGAGTGCCGGTGCCGCATGGGAAGCCGAATGCGTCGCGCGCGTGCTGTCCGGCGAGCGCGGCGCGTTCGACGCGCTCGTCGATGCCTACACCGCGCGCATCTATACGCACGTGTATCGCATGACGCGAAACCGCGAGGAAGCCGAGGACGTCGTCCAGGAAACGTTTCTCCGGGCGTACCGAAATCTCGGAAGTTTTGACCGCGCGCGCCCGTTTCGCAACTGGTTGTATACGATCGCAACGAACCTTGCGCTGAACGCAATTCGATCGCGGCAGCGGCGGGGATGCGGTATTGCGCTCGACTTCGATGACGTTATGGACGCAGTCCATACGCAAGCGGAAGACGCGCGGGACCTCGCGGCGCGCGGCGAGTTGTCCGACCGTCTGGCGCGCGCGGTCAGCCTGTTGCCCGCGCAGCCGGCCGCGCTCGTACACCTGCACTACATGGAAGGAATGACGATTCGCGAGGCGGCGGACACGCTGAACATGAACGAAGAAGCGGCGAAAGTCGCGTTGCACCGCGCCCGCAAGCGCCTGCGCGAATTATTGGATAAAGAGACATGA
- the ruvC gene encoding crossover junction endodeoxyribonuclease RuvC — protein MRVLGFDPGTATTGYGVVEGKGTRLTHIAHGVISTPANTPFSARLHTIHEETARLIAEYRPDAVAVEKLYFSRNVTTGISVAQSRGVIALAAEMAGLPIGEFSPLEVKNAVVGYGKATKQQVQNMIKILLNLDAAPRPDDAADALALAICQVHAGKITRSLE, from the coding sequence ATGCGCGTGCTGGGGTTCGACCCGGGTACCGCGACGACCGGCTACGGTGTCGTCGAGGGCAAGGGCACGCGGCTCACGCACATTGCGCACGGCGTCATCTCGACCCCCGCGAATACGCCCTTCTCCGCGCGCCTGCACACGATCCACGAGGAAACCGCGCGCCTCATCGCTGAATACCGCCCCGACGCCGTCGCGGTAGAAAAGCTCTACTTCTCGCGCAACGTGACCACCGGAATTTCCGTGGCGCAATCGCGCGGCGTCATCGCGCTCGCCGCGGAAATGGCGGGCCTGCCGATCGGCGAGTTCAGCCCGCTGGAGGTGAAGAACGCCGTTGTCGGCTACGGCAAGGCGACGAAGCAGCAAGTGCAGAACATGATCAAGATTCTGCTCAACCTCGACGCGGCGCCTCGCCCCGACGACGCTGCTGACGCACTCGCACTCGCCATTTGCCAAGTACACGCGGGAAAAATCACGCGGTCACTCGAATGA